One segment of Parvularcula sp. IMCC14364 DNA contains the following:
- a CDS encoding MFS transporter, with the protein MNLDFTTKRDETLQTVTETKPSLSEKLGYGMGDTASNIVFQGVNILLLYFYTDVMGLSPATVALIFIGVRIWDTINDPLMGIIADRTQTKYGKYRPYLLWMAVPFGVMTFLAFAAPSLSEPIKIAYAAVTYLLLMMVYTAINVPYSALMGVITSDSEQRTILSSYRFIGAFTAGLIIGMAARPMVSFFGGGLGTPGFNEALGFRWTFLILATLATILFLFTFFTTRERVAPPKIKEQNIRQDFAILLQNRAWLVMAFAGVLTLSNVAVRNAVTFHFFKYYVGDDGSSVFLFLDKTSLFLTLGSIAFIAGLLFTKALAQKLGKRNALMGLTMLNAFAMMVFFVIPPDAYALMLIVNIIGSFFAGPTPALVWSMYADVADYGEWRSGRRSTGLVFSAAMFAQKMGLTIGGAGAGAMLGIIGFIANQEQTPEALFGLRVIFCLVPGALALMNGLVLLLYPIREEMLEQISEDLAASRSAPI; encoded by the coding sequence CTGAACCTAGACTTCACTACGAAAAGGGATGAGACGCTGCAAACAGTAACGGAAACTAAGCCAAGTCTGAGCGAAAAGCTTGGGTATGGCATGGGGGATACCGCCTCGAACATCGTGTTCCAGGGCGTCAATATTCTACTGCTCTACTTTTATACTGACGTTATGGGCTTATCCCCGGCGACAGTTGCTCTAATTTTCATCGGTGTCCGTATCTGGGATACCATCAATGATCCACTCATGGGGATTATTGCAGATCGCACACAAACCAAATACGGAAAGTACAGGCCATATCTACTCTGGATGGCAGTACCATTTGGTGTCATGACTTTTTTGGCCTTCGCTGCTCCAAGCCTCAGTGAACCGATCAAAATCGCATATGCAGCGGTCACTTATCTTCTTCTGATGATGGTCTACACCGCGATTAACGTCCCTTACTCTGCTCTGATGGGTGTGATAACATCAGACTCTGAACAGCGGACGATCCTTTCAAGTTACCGTTTTATAGGGGCGTTTACAGCTGGTCTGATTATCGGCATGGCAGCACGGCCTATGGTTTCTTTTTTCGGTGGCGGTCTAGGTACACCTGGGTTCAATGAAGCTCTTGGTTTTCGATGGACTTTTCTGATCCTGGCTACACTCGCCACAATTCTGTTTCTATTCACGTTTTTTACCACCAGAGAGAGAGTCGCACCGCCAAAAATCAAAGAACAAAATATCCGCCAAGACTTTGCTATATTGCTGCAAAACAGGGCATGGCTAGTAATGGCATTTGCTGGTGTATTGACGCTATCCAATGTAGCAGTCCGAAATGCGGTCACGTTCCATTTTTTTAAATACTATGTTGGCGACGATGGCTCATCAGTTTTTCTTTTTCTGGATAAGACATCATTATTCCTGACACTTGGCTCGATTGCATTCATCGCAGGACTACTATTTACAAAGGCATTGGCACAAAAGCTCGGTAAGCGGAACGCACTGATGGGACTTACCATGCTAAATGCATTTGCGATGATGGTCTTTTTCGTCATTCCCCCTGATGCATACGCACTTATGCTGATCGTTAATATTATCGGAAGCTTTTTTGCAGGGCCTACACCGGCATTGGTGTGGTCAATGTATGCCGATGTGGCAGACTACGGCGAGTGGCGGTCCGGGCGGAGGAGTACTGGCCTTGTATTTTCTGCCGCTATGTTTGCCCAGAAAATGGGCTTGACCATCGGCGGTGCCGGTGCCGGTGCCATGCTCGGTATAATCGGTTTCATTGCCAATCAGGAGCAAACTCCCGAAGCATTGTTTGGCTTGCGGGTTATTTTTTGCTTGGTTCCGGGGGCGCTCGCCCTGATGAACGGATTGGTTCTTTTGCTTTATCCGATACGGGAGGAAATGCTTGAACAGATCAGTGAGGACTTGGCTGCCAGCCGGTCAGCACCTATTTAG
- a CDS encoding RyR domain-containing protein, with protein MRLVQRWKCDLKKPMSCHMEINEDQLVVISRVVHEAIRAFCMAHGDNSQPPYDKIEDWMREATLQGIRFRLENPSAPNSAQHDQWMQQKMEDGWVHGAVKDGEKKTHPMLIAYEELPYVEKQKDALFAAIVEALYFRQIG; from the coding sequence ATGCGGCTAGTCCAGCGCTGGAAATGTGACCTTAAAAAGCCTATGTCATGCCATATGGAAATAAACGAAGACCAGCTTGTGGTAATTTCCCGCGTCGTTCATGAGGCCATCCGCGCGTTCTGCATGGCACATGGTGATAATTCTCAACCGCCATATGATAAGATTGAAGATTGGATGCGTGAAGCAACACTCCAGGGCATTCGATTCCGCCTAGAAAACCCTTCAGCCCCGAACTCCGCACAGCACGATCAGTGGATGCAGCAAAAAATGGAGGATGGCTGGGTCCATGGTGCTGTGAAAGACGGAGAAAAGAAAACTCATCCAATGCTCATCGCTTACGAAGAATTGCCATACGTCGAAAAACAAAAGGACGCGCTTTTTGCAGCCATCGTAGAGGCTTTGTACTTCAGGCAAATCGGATGA
- a CDS encoding patatin-like phospholipase family protein, producing the protein MNLPDIVRSWFGQVENELVCRLSQYSRGLDAKLTPGPKKRILSLDGGGIRGAMAIGVLEGIEDLLRKRHGNDPDFRLCDYYDLIGGTSTGSIIAAALVAKRFSASEIKDFYFELSPKIFRPSLLRQGFSRAKFDGSRLLNALDDVFGDTTLGDSSLESGIAIVAKRIDTSSTWVMHNNPSAPFFGDPADGSYIGNKHYLLKNIIRASTAAPHYFKPERIEIIKDQEYGLFVDGGMTPHNNPAFQLVMLVGMNGHGYNWAFGADQLLVTSIGTGSMSERVEADKVNRQLQIQKTMQALTSMITSSEDFVELLMQWLGESSDPTEIDSEIGTLAQEFLAQKPLFSYQRYQATLNQSALKSDLGISISAKELSVLRDMTDPAATGIAHGVGQIMADKLIKETHFPTGFDL; encoded by the coding sequence GTGAATTTACCAGACATCGTGCGCAGTTGGTTCGGGCAAGTGGAAAACGAATTAGTATGTCGTCTCTCTCAATACTCACGCGGACTGGATGCTAAGCTAACCCCAGGACCGAAGAAGAGGATTTTATCCCTGGATGGCGGTGGTATTCGCGGGGCCATGGCTATTGGTGTGCTCGAGGGCATTGAGGATCTGTTGCGCAAGCGTCATGGCAACGACCCGGATTTTCGTCTGTGTGATTACTATGACCTGATCGGCGGCACCTCCACTGGGTCCATCATCGCGGCAGCGTTAGTCGCCAAGCGTTTCAGCGCCAGCGAAATCAAGGACTTTTATTTTGAACTTTCCCCGAAGATCTTCAGACCCTCTCTCTTACGCCAAGGCTTTAGCCGTGCGAAGTTTGATGGCTCCAGATTGCTGAATGCACTGGATGATGTATTTGGTGACACGACACTTGGCGACAGCAGCCTGGAATCCGGTATCGCGATTGTTGCAAAAAGGATTGACACATCCAGCACATGGGTAATGCATAATAATCCGTCAGCCCCGTTTTTTGGTGACCCTGCCGATGGCAGTTATATCGGTAACAAACATTATCTATTGAAGAACATTATTCGCGCCTCGACAGCAGCGCCCCATTACTTCAAGCCAGAACGCATTGAAATCATCAAAGATCAGGAATATGGGCTATTTGTTGATGGGGGTATGACCCCACACAACAATCCAGCCTTCCAGCTTGTGATGCTCGTTGGCATGAACGGACATGGCTATAATTGGGCGTTTGGTGCTGACCAGCTTTTGGTGACCAGTATTGGGACTGGTTCAATGTCAGAAAGGGTCGAGGCCGACAAGGTAAACCGGCAACTGCAAATCCAGAAAACCATGCAGGCATTGACTTCAATGATCACCAGTTCGGAAGACTTTGTCGAGCTACTCATGCAATGGCTTGGAGAATCTTCTGATCCGACGGAAATCGATTCCGAGATTGGTACACTGGCGCAGGAGTTTCTCGCCCAAAAGCCCTTGTTTTCTTATCAACGCTATCAGGCCACGTTAAACCAGTCCGCTCTCAAGTCTGATTTAGGTATTTCGATCAGTGCCAAGGAATTATCAGTACTGAGAGATATGACAGACCCGGCAGCTACCGGCATTGCCCATGGCGTAGGGCAGATCATGGCAGACAAGCTGATCAAAGAAACACACTTTCCGACTGGGTTCGATTTGTAG
- a CDS encoding lytic transglycosylase domain-containing protein, whose amino-acid sequence MTVFMKRRSFLFGSASLLSQVVPSAWANDISSSFDQWRDNFLGDTLGAGVSESAAKHVLKGVSFKPEVLQKDRSQPEFNLSLNEYLADLRLGPYMEYAYERFRALQPFLSKLRSFYGVPSSVLFGIWAQESRFGKLVRPYNVASALATLAFDHRRSDYFAYELRCLIQMYERGVLDIEKMTGSWAGAMGQPQFMPSAYLDYAVDSDDDGMSDIWDSEKDTLASIANYLQRHGWRAGIPWGVEVPSDLAVLRNQFEFKQSKGCKPITYLTTTKQAQEWQSLGVPDVLEVFTDNTPLSVLRYRLGSDRTFLVSKNFETILRYNCSAHYAVTAGIIGDRITSR is encoded by the coding sequence ATGACCGTATTCATGAAGCGACGTTCATTTCTGTTTGGCTCTGCGTCACTCTTGAGCCAAGTTGTACCCTCTGCTTGGGCTAATGATATATCCTCATCGTTCGATCAGTGGCGAGACAATTTTTTGGGTGACACCCTAGGCGCTGGCGTTTCGGAGTCAGCTGCAAAGCATGTCCTAAAAGGCGTCAGCTTCAAACCCGAAGTTTTACAGAAAGACAGATCACAACCAGAGTTTAATCTGAGTCTGAATGAATATCTCGCTGATTTACGGCTTGGGCCATATATGGAATACGCATACGAACGGTTTCGCGCTTTGCAACCATTCTTGTCGAAGTTGCGCTCCTTCTACGGGGTGCCATCATCTGTATTGTTTGGGATTTGGGCTCAAGAAAGTCGCTTCGGTAAGTTGGTCAGACCTTATAACGTGGCATCAGCCTTAGCAACGCTGGCATTTGATCATCGCCGCTCGGACTATTTTGCATACGAGCTTCGGTGCTTGATCCAAATGTACGAACGAGGTGTTCTTGACATAGAAAAAATGACGGGATCTTGGGCCGGCGCTATGGGACAGCCTCAGTTTATGCCATCAGCCTATCTCGATTATGCAGTTGACAGTGATGACGACGGTATGTCCGATATTTGGGATTCGGAAAAAGATACATTAGCATCAATCGCGAACTATCTACAGCGTCACGGGTGGCGTGCCGGGATACCTTGGGGCGTTGAAGTGCCATCCGATCTAGCTGTGCTGCGAAATCAGTTTGAGTTTAAGCAGTCCAAAGGCTGCAAACCGATAACATACCTAACAACGACCAAGCAGGCGCAAGAATGGCAGAGCCTGGGAGTGCCTGATGTGCTGGAAGTATTTACCGATAATACGCCATTGTCCGTTTTGCGGTATCGTTTAGGGAGCGATCGAACGTTCTTGGTATCTAAAAATTTCGAAACTATATTGAGATATAATTGCTCCGCTCACTATGCCGTCACTGCTGGCATTATCGGTGACCGGATAACGAGCAGATGA
- a CDS encoding peptidoglycan-binding protein translates to MQKLTNRLVGVIPLLKMLSVILVVLHTLGGAVFAQERRIALLIGIENYPQGTEALPEYRSDKGIFSDLDNVESFLIATDFELIQRHEDLTALQIETALDEFSAQLAVDPENTVAVMYFAGHGGSKPFGIASAFGLQRQNYILPVDIEPCRDPADGKVLNGKCTLTSIREKAIPVQRFLDVLDDQSASVKSAYLFVDAPRWEFVLTPPGRGRVISQNSTFVEQHHDNVTIMFGADVGEVTDSDGRFSRFVSASLTDPEMSARTALTEAALSIEVERVNAALADATDEVPYASNPSRPFISAAENDAFCFISCKDEFAARNFFIKSDTAPLFLGPDTDTLKLHPFLPLGTAVGVTRRQLSIPEGWARVSLRLNNNKVQGFVEENHLTKDFSETSRNSSDAMDVVGPSFFGLPINQVDMTKFITIFPGQQISTPFSTRYRYLNTILRSEPILKKYEINTPLRVAHFLGQGIIETGFLRFNEANLNYSAAGLRRTFPTRVTEEEAKRLARNPEAIANHVYGRESLGNTQPGDGWKYRGRGFYRLTGRDNYRRYGEIIGIDLESNPELLDDLNVSIEVAAAYFKYVNLGEYADRNDARAVSRGVNLGNPNSSRHAHSEEDRIAWTNRMLSVLFDDPSQILSTDVVSGTTQRTLEQDMYTYLVGLCAVPETASGARRIDLTVGSSGPEVLELQERLADLGYPVGTPDGVFGRGTGQAVVLFQLDYGLEETGDVDETTWSKLNEAVGSQNQSGNEDTSVESQPLQTNSAERPAATSLTEAVQLFEEKYGIENSDGGYSLSTCLMMRQAAIDAINSGANTCFGSLSPPKETDQSYCGIE, encoded by the coding sequence ATGCAAAAACTTACGAATAGATTGGTCGGTGTAATTCCGCTATTAAAAATGCTTTCTGTTATACTCGTTGTTCTTCACACACTTGGGGGTGCCGTTTTCGCCCAAGAACGACGAATCGCGCTGTTGATTGGAATTGAAAACTATCCTCAAGGGACTGAAGCTTTGCCTGAATATAGATCTGACAAGGGCATTTTCAGTGACTTGGATAATGTCGAATCTTTTTTGATAGCGACGGATTTTGAACTCATACAAAGACATGAAGATCTGACAGCATTACAAATTGAAACTGCGCTTGACGAATTTTCAGCCCAATTGGCCGTAGATCCGGAGAACACAGTTGCCGTAATGTACTTCGCTGGCCATGGCGGCTCCAAGCCGTTCGGAATTGCAAGTGCATTTGGCCTACAGCGGCAGAATTACATTTTACCCGTCGATATTGAACCATGTCGTGACCCGGCCGATGGAAAAGTCTTGAATGGCAAATGCACGCTGACGTCGATCAGAGAGAAAGCAATCCCAGTACAGAGATTTTTAGATGTTCTTGATGATCAAAGCGCCTCGGTGAAAAGTGCATATTTGTTCGTTGATGCTCCAAGATGGGAATTTGTTTTAACGCCGCCAGGTAGAGGGCGGGTAATTTCTCAAAATAGTACGTTTGTTGAACAGCACCATGATAATGTGACCATTATGTTTGGAGCTGATGTTGGAGAAGTGACTGATAGTGATGGTCGCTTCTCACGGTTCGTTTCAGCTTCTTTGACAGATCCGGAAATGTCGGCTCGAACTGCTTTAACCGAAGCGGCATTGTCTATCGAAGTTGAGAGAGTGAATGCGGCGCTAGCCGATGCCACTGATGAAGTACCCTATGCAAGCAATCCATCGCGCCCCTTCATCTCGGCTGCTGAGAATGACGCATTTTGTTTTATCAGTTGTAAGGATGAGTTTGCGGCGCGTAATTTCTTTATAAAGAGCGATACTGCACCTCTGTTTCTGGGACCGGACACTGATACCCTGAAACTCCACCCGTTTTTGCCGCTTGGCACTGCCGTCGGTGTGACTCGCCGACAACTTTCCATACCTGAGGGTTGGGCACGCGTGAGTCTTCGTCTAAACAATAATAAGGTGCAAGGGTTTGTTGAAGAAAACCATTTAACCAAGGATTTTTCAGAAACATCCAGAAATTCAAGCGATGCGATGGATGTAGTGGGCCCCAGTTTTTTTGGTCTCCCAATAAATCAAGTTGACATGACCAAATTTATTACCATTTTTCCTGGGCAGCAAATTAGCACTCCATTTAGTACTCGATATCGCTACCTCAACACTATTCTGCGATCGGAACCGATATTGAAGAAGTATGAGATCAATACGCCATTACGGGTAGCCCACTTCTTGGGGCAAGGTATCATCGAGACAGGATTTTTGCGCTTTAATGAAGCAAACCTGAATTACAGTGCCGCCGGTTTGCGCAGGACTTTCCCGACCCGGGTCACCGAAGAGGAAGCCAAACGTCTCGCCCGTAATCCGGAAGCCATTGCCAATCATGTTTATGGGCGAGAGTCCCTGGGCAACACCCAGCCTGGTGACGGCTGGAAATACCGTGGACGCGGCTTCTATCGGCTGACCGGTAGAGATAACTATCGCCGTTACGGTGAAATCATCGGGATCGATCTGGAGTCTAATCCAGAATTACTTGATGATCTAAATGTGTCCATTGAAGTTGCGGCGGCATACTTCAAGTATGTCAACCTCGGTGAATATGCAGACCGCAATGATGCACGGGCTGTTTCGCGCGGGGTTAATCTCGGCAACCCGAACTCCAGCCGTCATGCCCATAGTGAAGAAGACCGTATTGCTTGGACAAACCGTATGTTAAGCGTGCTATTTGATGATCCCAGTCAAATACTCTCAACTGACGTAGTTTCGGGCACAACGCAGCGGACCTTAGAACAAGACATGTATACCTATCTAGTAGGGCTATGTGCTGTACCAGAAACAGCATCTGGAGCGCGGCGAATTGACTTAACAGTGGGTTCCTCTGGTCCTGAAGTACTAGAGTTGCAAGAAAGACTTGCAGATTTAGGGTATCCGGTTGGGACCCCAGATGGAGTATTTGGTCGCGGGACCGGCCAAGCGGTCGTATTGTTTCAATTGGACTATGGACTTGAGGAAACAGGTGATGTTGACGAAACAACATGGAGTAAATTGAACGAGGCAGTCGGTAGTCAAAACCAATCAGGTAATGAAGATACTTCAGTTGAAAGTCAGCCCTTACAAACAAACTCGGCTGAGAGACCGGCAGCTACGTCACTAACTGAGGCCGTGCAATTGTTTGAGGAAAAATACGGAATCGAAAACTCTGATGGCGGGTACTCTTTGTCAACGTGTTTGATGATGCGCCAGGCGGCGATTGATGCAATCAACTCTGGTGCTAATACCTGCTTCGGCTCTTTATCCCCTCCAAAGGAAACTGATCAGTCATACTGTGGCATAGAATGA
- a CDS encoding toll/interleukin-1 receptor domain-containing protein, with the protein MADIFLSYSSDNKQQVRSLSEQLEAEQFSVWWDNDLRAGNHWIDRIDLELKSATCVIVVWSENSVQSRWVKEEAYTAEKRGTLLPIHIDNVELPLGFRTIQSEDFTDWNGSRSHRCWQRLMLQVTSLIPEGTNLEWLESSSLQTDRALDHVPY; encoded by the coding sequence GTGGCAGACATATTTCTATCTTACTCTAGCGATAACAAGCAACAGGTTCGTTCACTCTCGGAACAACTAGAAGCCGAACAGTTCTCAGTTTGGTGGGACAATGATCTGCGCGCTGGAAATCACTGGATCGACAGAATCGACCTTGAGCTTAAGTCTGCCACTTGCGTGATTGTTGTTTGGAGCGAAAACTCCGTACAAAGTCGGTGGGTTAAGGAAGAAGCATATACGGCCGAAAAGCGCGGGACACTGCTGCCGATTCACATAGACAATGTCGAGCTTCCGTTGGGATTTCGTACAATCCAGTCAGAAGACTTCACGGATTGGAACGGCTCTAGGTCGCATCGCTGCTGGCAAAGACTGATGCTCCAGGTAACCTCTCTCATTCCGGAGGGAACGAACCTTGAGTGGCTAGAATCTTCATCCCTGCAAACTGATCGGGCGCTCGACCATGTTCCGTACTGA
- a CDS encoding IS5 family transposase produces MSWNETTRTYYDRSFLRYASDLTDDEWALIEPEIPLPNRMGRPRKWPMREIMNALLYIASTGCQWRMLPRDFPPFSTVQKYFYWWRDDRLLEKINHRLLFECREAHGRSPHPSAGVIDSQSVKTTESGGITGFDAGKNIKGRKRHILTDTEGFLVTALVHAADVQDRDGAPAVLMEARDKFPWLRHIFADGGYAGDKLKRKLKKVGPFRMEIIKRSDKMKGFKVLPRRWVVERTFAWLGRSRRLAKDWERCWTSAIAWLFMAHIRIATRRLARACFI; encoded by the coding sequence ATGAGTTGGAATGAAACCACCCGCACATATTATGACCGCAGTTTCCTGCGCTATGCAAGTGATCTGACGGACGACGAATGGGCTTTGATTGAACCTGAAATACCTCTTCCAAATCGGATGGGGCGTCCTCGCAAGTGGCCGATGCGGGAGATCATGAACGCCTTGTTGTATATCGCGTCTACTGGCTGCCAATGGCGCATGTTACCAAGGGATTTCCCGCCTTTTTCGACGGTTCAGAAATATTTTTATTGGTGGCGTGATGACAGATTGCTGGAAAAGATCAATCACCGCCTGCTGTTTGAATGCCGCGAAGCACACGGCAGAAGCCCACACCCCAGCGCAGGTGTGATCGATAGCCAGTCGGTTAAAACCACAGAAAGTGGCGGTATTACTGGCTTTGACGCGGGCAAAAATATAAAAGGCCGCAAGCGGCATATTCTGACGGATACGGAAGGCTTTCTGGTGACAGCACTTGTGCATGCCGCGGATGTACAGGATCGCGACGGCGCACCAGCGGTGTTGATGGAAGCGCGAGACAAATTTCCATGGCTTCGCCATATCTTTGCCGATGGTGGCTATGCGGGAGATAAGCTAAAGCGCAAACTTAAAAAAGTCGGTCCATTCCGGATGGAAATCATCAAGCGATCCGATAAAATGAAAGGCTTTAAAGTCCTGCCCCGGCGATGGGTCGTAGAACGCACATTCGCATGGTTAGGGCGATCACGCCGTCTCGCCAAGGATTGGGAACGATGCTGGACCTCAGCTATCGCATGGCTATTCATGGCTCACATCCGTATCGCAACAAGACGACTGGCAAGAGCATGTTTCATATGA
- a CDS encoding IS3 family transposase (programmed frameshift): MARKRFSDEDILNLLRQIELSLAGGNDVATACRSAGVSDATYYKWRKRYGGMGKSQLSELKGLEKENQRLKKIVAELELDKLILKETLDVLKPKGLTVTDLRQAIVKARQRLNTSERRTCKTVGMPRSSQRYLNRPKDNEDRLRLALIRLAKQYGRYGYRKITKLLQIEGWKVNYKKIEKLWREEGLQQPKRHKKKKRLYHKDSSVIRLRPKYENHIWSIDFVHDRLSNGSSYKMLTVLDEYTREALCVAVKPKMGNAEVLEALYPLFLCHGKPEFIRSDNGPEFAAENFQKWLTKVGIKPIRIYPGSPWENGYNERFNGTLRREVLNAEWFTTIEQAKTVINKWLKQYNTIRPHQALNMRTPIPETLHQNGT, encoded by the exons ATGGCGAGGAAACGCTTTAGCGATGAGGATATATTGAACCTGCTGCGTCAGATTGAGCTGAGTTTGGCGGGCGGGAATGATGTCGCGACAGCCTGTCGATCAGCAGGCGTGAGTGATGCAACATACTATAAGTGGCGTAAAAGGTATGGCGGCATGGGCAAGTCCCAGTTATCTGAACTTAAAGGTCTCGAGAAAGAGAACCAGCGTCTGAAGAAAATTGTTGCCGAGCTTGAACTAGACAAGCTTATTCTCAAAGAAACACTTGATGTTTTAAAGCCCAAGG GTCTGACGGTCACCGACCTACGTCAGGCCATTGTGAAGGCACGTCAAAGACTGAATACGTCTGAGCGGCGGACCTGCAAAACGGTTGGTATGCCCCGTTCCTCTCAGCGTTATCTTAACCGACCCAAAGATAATGAGGACAGGCTTCGCCTGGCTCTTATTCGATTAGCCAAACAATATGGTCGGTACGGTTATCGCAAGATAACCAAGTTACTGCAGATTGAAGGCTGGAAGGTCAATTACAAGAAAATAGAAAAGCTTTGGCGGGAAGAAGGCTTACAGCAACCCAAACGCCATAAGAAAAAGAAACGCCTGTATCACAAAGACAGCTCTGTCATCCGGTTACGGCCAAAGTATGAGAACCATATCTGGAGCATCGACTTTGTTCATGATCGCCTCAGCAATGGGAGTAGCTACAAAATGTTGACCGTCCTTGATGAATACACCAGAGAAGCTCTCTGTGTCGCTGTAAAACCAAAGATGGGGAATGCGGAAGTATTAGAGGCTCTGTACCCATTGTTCTTATGTCATGGAAAGCCAGAGTTTATAAGGTCAGATAACGGCCCAGAGTTCGCAGCGGAGAACTTCCAGAAATGGTTGACCAAGGTTGGTATCAAACCGATCCGTATCTATCCAGGCTCACCTTGGGAAAACGGCTATAACGAACGCTTCAATGGCACCTTACGAAGAGAAGTCCTCAATGCTGAATGGTTCACTACGATAGAGCAAGCTAAAACCGTCATCAATAAATGGCTCAAACAGTACAATACCATCCGGCCACATCAAGCTCTCAACATGCGCACACCAATACCTGAAACTCTACATCAAAATGGTACTTAA
- a CDS encoding TolC family protein, whose product MKKSCYQCLLFSPFCKWVPASLALMLSWNTFPIAHAQTFKELEQQLLDHPSIVALRFSETASRESAAANIGLPDPVISVGVNNVPLQDPAFDRFLPTHKAIGVRQSLPNFAERRALSSANERRASLQKLQAEWQFVTLRAKLISLLATQTALSEQLSILAARDIKYNELEEVIRSEIDAGRPAVFRIADIDIERADSAREKAAILASQIEVSAGIEELVLMAAKTPAPETALALWDGQATRFYAVRLADQNIDISEAGVSAAKAAFRPDWGVSLTYQQREEGSGAPGSTFAGDDWFSASVSVTVPIWSRQNQQPKLRAAKANANARRQQSEVAARAALAEWRVLSAKIEASNDFQKILREKISALDSRIEALTSNYEAGLGDYSTILDTEITQLKFQSDLATERARQVSLTARANSLLVTP is encoded by the coding sequence ATGAAGAAATCTTGCTATCAGTGCCTGCTATTCAGCCCATTCTGTAAATGGGTACCTGCCTCGCTCGCGTTAATGCTCTCATGGAACACTTTCCCGATTGCTCATGCACAGACATTTAAGGAATTGGAACAGCAGCTGCTCGACCATCCGTCCATTGTGGCGCTGCGTTTCAGTGAAACAGCAAGCCGCGAAAGTGCTGCTGCTAATATTGGCTTGCCGGACCCAGTCATTTCTGTCGGGGTGAACAATGTACCGTTGCAGGACCCCGCATTTGACAGGTTTTTGCCGACCCACAAGGCGATTGGGGTCCGTCAGTCTTTGCCAAATTTTGCCGAACGCCGCGCGCTGTCTTCTGCCAATGAGCGCAGAGCCTCATTGCAAAAACTTCAGGCCGAGTGGCAATTCGTTACTCTAAGAGCGAAATTGATCAGTCTTCTGGCAACCCAAACTGCATTGAGTGAACAGCTCTCTATTCTGGCGGCGCGTGACATTAAATATAATGAACTGGAAGAGGTTATTCGTTCTGAAATTGATGCCGGACGCCCTGCCGTATTCAGGATAGCGGATATTGATATTGAACGTGCCGATAGTGCTCGGGAAAAAGCTGCCATTTTGGCGTCACAGATTGAGGTAAGCGCCGGTATTGAAGAACTGGTCCTAATGGCAGCAAAGACACCTGCACCAGAAACCGCCCTTGCTCTGTGGGACGGGCAGGCTACCCGGTTTTATGCGGTGAGGTTGGCCGATCAGAACATCGATATCTCAGAGGCAGGCGTATCAGCGGCAAAGGCTGCTTTTCGACCTGATTGGGGCGTATCGCTAACGTACCAGCAACGTGAAGAGGGTAGCGGTGCTCCCGGATCGACTTTTGCCGGTGATGACTGGTTCTCTGCCAGCGTATCTGTCACCGTTCCCATATGGTCACGTCAGAACCAGCAGCCGAAACTGCGTGCTGCAAAAGCAAATGCAAATGCTCGTCGGCAGCAAAGCGAAGTTGCGGCGAGGGCCGCTCTCGCCGAGTGGCGGGTCTTGTCCGCAAAAATCGAAGCCAGCAACGACTTTCAGAAAATTCTGCGAGAAAAAATCTCAGCACTCGACAGCCGGATCGAAGCTCTGACCAGTAATTATGAAGCGGGGCTGGGAGATTATTCAACCATTCTCGACACTGAGATCACCCAACTGAAATTTCAGAGCGATCTGGCAACTGAACGCGCCAGACAAGTTAGCCTGACAGCCCGGGCCAATAGCTTACTGGTGACACCATGA